Proteins from one Mycolicibacter virginiensis genomic window:
- a CDS encoding flavin-containing monooxygenase → MPSPRTAIIGAGISGLTAGKMLSDYAIDYICFESSDRIGGNWAFGNPNGHSSAYRSLHIDTSKHQLSFRDFPMPDHYPDFLHHTLVKEYLESYAAAFELKRNIEFETEVTHAQRLPGGGWELQLAGGGRRRFDLLVVANGHHWDPRLPDFPGEFSGETLHAHHYIDPKTPLDFSGKRILVVGLGNSAADIAVELSSKALDNELTLSTRSGAWIVPKYLAGKPADKYFRTSPYLPFSWQRKVAQWAQPIIAGRPEDLGLPTPNHKFFEAHPTQSVELPLRLGSGDVIPKPNISRLDGDTVHFTDGTSGQFDVIIYATGYNITFPFFDPEFISAPGNRIDLYKRMFYPGIDDLVFAGFAQATPTLFPFVESQARLIGAYAAGRYRLPSVAEMRRVIEADRRKYTGHMLDTPRHTQQLDYFLYEHDMRTAEIPRGTRRAAELGVPGWAGVREMEASA, encoded by the coding sequence ATGCCCTCACCCCGCACCGCGATCATCGGTGCCGGCATCAGCGGCCTGACCGCAGGAAAGATGCTGAGCGACTACGCGATTGACTACATCTGCTTCGAATCCTCCGACCGAATCGGTGGCAACTGGGCCTTCGGCAACCCGAACGGACATTCCAGCGCCTACCGGTCGCTGCACATCGACACCTCCAAGCACCAGCTGTCGTTCCGCGACTTCCCCATGCCGGATCACTACCCCGACTTTCTGCACCACACGCTGGTCAAGGAGTACCTCGAGTCCTACGCCGCGGCGTTCGAGCTCAAACGCAACATCGAGTTCGAAACCGAGGTCACCCACGCCCAGCGGCTGCCCGGCGGTGGCTGGGAGCTGCAACTGGCCGGCGGCGGGCGCCGTCGCTTCGACCTGTTGGTCGTCGCCAACGGGCACCACTGGGATCCGCGCCTGCCGGACTTTCCCGGCGAATTCAGCGGGGAGACGTTGCACGCGCACCACTACATCGACCCCAAGACGCCGCTGGACTTCAGCGGAAAGCGGATCCTCGTGGTCGGCCTGGGTAACAGTGCCGCCGACATCGCCGTCGAACTGTCGTCGAAGGCGCTGGACAACGAGCTGACCTTGTCTACTCGCTCGGGCGCCTGGATCGTGCCGAAGTATCTGGCCGGCAAGCCCGCCGACAAGTACTTCCGGACCAGCCCGTATCTACCGTTCTCCTGGCAGCGCAAAGTCGCTCAATGGGCACAGCCGATCATCGCCGGGCGCCCCGAGGACCTCGGGCTGCCCACCCCCAACCACAAGTTCTTCGAAGCGCATCCCACCCAATCGGTGGAACTGCCGCTGCGTCTGGGGTCTGGCGACGTCATCCCCAAACCCAACATCAGCCGGCTCGACGGCGATACCGTCCACTTCACCGACGGCACCAGCGGCCAATTCGACGTCATCATCTACGCCACCGGCTACAACATCACCTTCCCGTTCTTCGACCCGGAGTTCATCAGCGCACCAGGCAATCGAATCGACCTGTACAAGCGGATGTTCTATCCGGGCATCGACGACTTGGTGTTCGCCGGATTCGCCCAAGCCACCCCGACGCTGTTCCCGTTCGTCGAATCCCAGGCCCGCCTCATCGGCGCCTACGCGGCCGGTCGCTATCGGCTGCCGTCGGTCGCCGAAATGCGCCGGGTGATCGAGGCGGACCGGCGCAAGTACACCGGCCACATGCTCGACACCCCGCGCCACACCCAGCAACTCGACTACTTCCTTTACGAACACGACATGCGCACCGCGGAGATCCCGCGCGGCACCCGACGCGCCGCCGAACTCGGCGTGCCCGGCTGGGCCGGCGTGCGGGAGATGGAGGCATCCGCATGA
- the fadD1 gene encoding fatty-acid--CoA ligase FadD1, protein MAETMQQLLAERIGDTGLAVLYNDAEGEQIRWSWREYLVRAARHGAAVLARADADRPMHVGALLGNTPAMLTALAAAGLGGYVLCGVNDTRRGSALAGDLRTADVQLLLVDAEHRALLQGLELPGVTVIDVDDPAWASECADAGVLQPHRQVGPLDPFMLIFTSGTSGDPKAVLVSHFMVLVAGQSLTERFELGADDVVYLSMPLFHSNAIAAGFGPAVAAGAAMAPAKFSASRFLADIRAYGGTYMNYVGKPFAYLLAHPERPDDAENPLRVAFGNEASERDIGEFSRRFGVHVVDAFGSTENAVTITRDEGTPPGSVGRGFPGVAIYKSDPVSECPPAVFDEHGALINADEAIGELVNTAGSGFFSGYYNNEQATADRMRDGMYWSGDLAYADADGWIYLAGRTADWMRVDGENLAAAPIERILMRHPDINQAAVYAVPDGNVGDQVMAALVLRDGARLTEGEFADFLVSQEDLSPKAWPRYVRLTEELPSTATNKILKRVLVADGTDVGADNLWERPERERTYRTTTTTGARR, encoded by the coding sequence ATGGCGGAAACCATGCAGCAGCTGCTTGCCGAACGCATCGGTGACACCGGTCTGGCGGTGCTTTACAACGACGCCGAAGGCGAGCAGATCCGCTGGTCCTGGCGGGAATACCTCGTCCGCGCGGCCCGCCACGGGGCCGCGGTGCTCGCCCGCGCCGACGCCGACCGGCCGATGCACGTCGGCGCCCTGCTGGGCAACACCCCCGCGATGCTCACCGCGCTCGCCGCCGCCGGGCTGGGCGGCTACGTCCTGTGCGGGGTCAACGACACCCGCCGCGGCTCGGCACTCGCCGGGGATCTGCGCACCGCCGATGTACAGCTCCTGCTCGTCGATGCCGAACATCGCGCGTTGCTGCAGGGACTCGAGCTGCCCGGCGTTACGGTCATCGACGTCGACGACCCGGCCTGGGCCAGCGAGTGCGCGGATGCCGGGGTACTGCAGCCGCATCGGCAGGTCGGGCCGCTGGACCCATTCATGCTGATCTTCACCTCGGGCACCAGTGGGGACCCGAAAGCCGTTCTGGTCAGCCACTTCATGGTGCTGGTCGCCGGGCAGAGCCTCACCGAGCGATTCGAGTTGGGCGCCGACGACGTCGTCTACCTGTCCATGCCGTTGTTCCATTCGAATGCGATCGCGGCCGGCTTCGGTCCGGCGGTGGCCGCCGGTGCGGCGATGGCGCCGGCGAAATTCTCGGCTTCGCGGTTCTTGGCCGACATCCGCGCCTACGGTGGCACGTATATGAACTACGTCGGTAAACCGTTCGCCTACCTACTGGCGCATCCCGAGCGGCCCGATGACGCCGAGAATCCGCTTCGGGTCGCCTTCGGTAATGAGGCCTCCGAACGTGACATCGGCGAGTTCTCCCGCCGGTTCGGTGTCCACGTGGTCGACGCCTTCGGCTCCACCGAGAACGCCGTCACCATCACCCGTGACGAAGGCACCCCGCCCGGTTCGGTGGGACGCGGATTCCCCGGCGTCGCCATCTACAAGAGCGATCCCGTCAGCGAGTGCCCCCCCGCGGTCTTCGACGAGCACGGTGCGTTGATCAACGCCGACGAGGCGATCGGCGAACTGGTCAACACCGCCGGGTCGGGCTTCTTCTCGGGCTACTACAACAACGAACAGGCCACCGCGGACCGTATGCGCGACGGCATGTACTGGTCAGGCGACCTCGCCTACGCCGACGCCGACGGCTGGATCTACCTGGCCGGGCGCACCGCCGACTGGATGCGGGTCGACGGCGAGAACCTGGCGGCGGCGCCGATCGAGCGGATCCTGATGCGCCACCCCGATATCAACCAGGCCGCGGTGTACGCCGTGCCGGACGGTAACGTCGGCGATCAGGTGATGGCCGCCCTGGTGTTGCGCGACGGCGCCCGGCTGACCGAGGGCGAGTTCGCCGATTTCCTTGTCTCTCAAGAGGACCTCTCCCCCAAGGCCTGGCCACGTTATGTCCGGCTGACCGAGGAACTGCCCTCGACGGCAACCAACAAGATCCTCAAACGTGTGTTGGTCGCCGACGGTACCGACGTCGGTGCAGACAACCTGTGGGAGCGTCCCGAACGAGAGCGCACCTACCGAACCACCACGACGACGGGAGCGCGACGATGA
- a CDS encoding LLM class flavin-dependent oxidoreductase gives MTEWFLYLPQTRIGLADLVSRAQAAEASGFDGVAFLDHLDTPMDPASPLWEAMTVATWVAAHTERIKVGHVVLCDGFRHPAVLAKQATTLAEATGGRFELGLGSGSMPDELVKYGITTAGPRQRVDALGETLALLGQYWNTAGERAQTPAPTQPIPLVLGGVGPRMLELTRRYADWWNLPATHVHKLPELLPLIGSARASVQQMVGFARRGQDVAAVSETAQRRFGRLGSGLVCGDAATLIDHFRKLESQGAQRFYVWFADFAPPESIAEFAETVIRASH, from the coding sequence ATGACGGAATGGTTCTTGTACCTGCCGCAAACCAGAATCGGCCTCGCCGACCTGGTGTCGCGGGCCCAGGCGGCGGAGGCGTCCGGCTTCGACGGTGTCGCGTTCCTCGATCACCTGGACACCCCGATGGACCCCGCTTCGCCGCTATGGGAGGCGATGACAGTGGCCACCTGGGTGGCCGCCCACACCGAACGGATCAAGGTCGGCCACGTGGTGTTGTGCGACGGGTTCCGGCACCCGGCGGTGCTGGCCAAACAGGCGACCACCTTGGCCGAGGCCACCGGCGGACGGTTCGAACTGGGGCTGGGTTCCGGCTCGATGCCCGACGAGCTGGTCAAGTACGGCATCACCACCGCCGGCCCCCGGCAACGCGTCGATGCGCTGGGGGAGACGCTTGCGCTGTTGGGTCAGTACTGGAACACCGCGGGGGAGCGGGCGCAGACTCCCGCGCCGACCCAGCCGATCCCGCTGGTGCTCGGGGGTGTTGGCCCGCGGATGCTCGAGCTGACCCGTCGGTACGCCGACTGGTGGAACCTGCCGGCGACGCATGTGCACAAGTTGCCCGAGCTGCTGCCCTTGATCGGCTCTGCCCGCGCCTCGGTCCAACAGATGGTCGGTTTCGCCCGACGCGGCCAGGACGTGGCGGCGGTGTCGGAGACGGCGCAGCGGCGGTTCGGCCGGCTGGGCTCGGGTCTGGTGTGCGGTGACGCGGCGACGCTGATCGACCACTTCCGGAAGCTTGAAAGCCAAGGGGCACAACGGTTCTACGTGTGGTTCGCTGATTTCGCGCCACCAGAGTCGATCGCCGAGTTCGCCGAGACGGTGATCCGGGCGAGTCACTGA
- a CDS encoding TetR/AcrR family transcriptional regulator, translated as MAVNATSASPASPSTTDRLLDATEKLLADKGIRATTMIDVAQAAGVSRAWLYRNFPDKPTLVGAAIIRLIETSWAQTRAELSTLTDFEDQLVAGVQIGRRAYDDPGTLLMRLRTAEPEEFTACAGTGVRGLVPDLAGFWLPFLAAAAASGDIHPDTDLPEASEWIARVMISFGSVPGNHMDPDDPAAVRQHLRRYVLPALRQAPTAATPKGQR; from the coding sequence GTGGCCGTGAACGCAACGTCAGCGTCGCCCGCGTCCCCGTCGACAACGGATCGGCTTCTCGATGCGACCGAGAAACTCCTGGCCGACAAGGGGATTCGGGCGACGACGATGATCGATGTCGCCCAGGCAGCGGGGGTGTCCCGGGCCTGGCTGTACCGGAATTTTCCGGATAAGCCGACACTGGTCGGCGCGGCGATCATTCGGCTCATCGAGACCAGCTGGGCGCAGACCCGCGCCGAGCTGTCGACACTCACCGACTTCGAGGACCAGCTGGTGGCCGGCGTCCAGATCGGCCGCCGCGCCTACGACGATCCCGGCACGCTGCTGATGCGGCTGCGCACCGCCGAACCGGAGGAGTTCACCGCGTGTGCCGGAACCGGGGTTCGCGGTTTAGTTCCCGATCTCGCGGGGTTCTGGCTTCCGTTCCTGGCGGCCGCGGCCGCGAGCGGCGACATTCACCCCGACACCGATCTGCCCGAGGCCAGTGAATGGATCGCTCGGGTGATGATCAGTTTCGGCAGTGTCCCGGGAAACCACATGGACCCCGACGATCCGGCGGCCGTGCGGCAGCATCTACGCCGCTATGTGCTGCCGGCGCTGCGTCAGGCGCCGACGGCTGCAACACCGAAGGGACAGCGATGA
- a CDS encoding SDR family NAD(P)-dependent oxidoreductase, which translates to MTAQRPVALIVGGASGIGLATAHALVARGDHVVIADINEEAARARAAELAGMATAVVADVTDEASVAAAFAVAREAGPLRTVVSCAGLSIIGPIADIELSGWQTTIDVCLTGTMLVIKHAARNLEDGGSVVAISSLNGRQPGTTMAAYCSAKAGVLMLVQVAALELGPRGIRVNAVSPGLVDTPLVAGLAMVPGLTDEYIENTPLGRSGIPDDIAQTVEFLTSERAGWITGSAFDVNGGAHLKRYPDVLGKVQALATGLEG; encoded by the coding sequence ATGACGGCTCAAAGGCCCGTGGCCCTGATCGTGGGCGGCGCTTCCGGGATCGGGTTGGCCACCGCGCACGCCCTGGTCGCCCGCGGCGACCATGTGGTGATCGCCGACATCAACGAGGAAGCCGCCCGTGCCCGCGCCGCCGAGCTCGCCGGTATGGCCACCGCCGTCGTCGCGGATGTGACCGACGAGGCCAGTGTCGCAGCGGCTTTCGCGGTCGCCCGCGAGGCCGGACCGCTCCGCACGGTGGTCAGTTGCGCCGGCCTGTCGATCATCGGCCCGATCGCCGACATCGAGCTGTCCGGTTGGCAGACCACCATCGATGTCTGCCTCACCGGCACCATGCTGGTGATCAAACATGCGGCCCGCAATCTCGAAGACGGCGGCAGCGTGGTCGCGATCTCCTCGCTGAACGGGCGTCAGCCCGGCACCACGATGGCCGCGTACTGCAGCGCCAAGGCCGGAGTGCTGATGCTGGTCCAAGTGGCCGCCCTGGAGCTGGGCCCGCGCGGCATCCGGGTCAACGCGGTCTCTCCCGGCCTGGTGGACACTCCCCTGGTCGCCGGCCTGGCGATGGTGCCCGGGCTCACCGACGAGTACATCGAAAACACCCCGCTCGGGCGCTCCGGCATCCCCGACGACATCGCCCAGACCGTGGAGTTCTTGACCTCGGAACGCGCCGGCTGGATCACCGGGTCGGCCTTCGACGTCAACGGCGGCGCACATCTGAAGCGCTACCCCGACGTGCTCGGCAAAGTACAAGCGTTAGCAACAGGATTAGAAGGATGA
- a CDS encoding alpha/beta hydrolase: MSATIRFGSGGATCVGQFFPAAQYDGDGAPVVVLGHGLGGTVDSGLIPFAERLSEAGFAAFAFDYRYFGASEAQPRQRISMQEQVDDFRSACSAAAEQPGVDPRRIVVWGVSLGGGHVFEVAATTPGVAAAIALTPLVSGPAAAVAALPHHRPAAMLRSTATGWRSALAQRFGGPPATIPLVGLPGELATLTADGYHAAYTAMAGPTWRNEIDAQVGVQLGGYRPAAKHAEAIACPLLVQIADFDRGAPPQAAAKAAFAARAEVRHYPCDHFDVFAGGDWFDHVVEHQIAFLARHLAGATATVTG, translated from the coding sequence ATGAGCGCGACCATCCGATTCGGCAGTGGCGGCGCCACGTGTGTCGGGCAGTTCTTCCCGGCCGCGCAATACGACGGCGACGGCGCCCCGGTCGTGGTGCTCGGCCACGGGTTGGGCGGCACCGTCGACTCCGGTCTGATCCCGTTCGCCGAACGACTCAGCGAAGCCGGTTTCGCCGCCTTTGCTTTCGACTACCGATATTTCGGTGCCTCCGAAGCGCAACCGCGCCAACGGATCTCCATGCAAGAGCAGGTCGACGACTTCCGCTCGGCATGCTCGGCCGCGGCTGAGCAGCCCGGCGTCGATCCTCGCCGGATCGTGGTGTGGGGAGTGTCGCTGGGCGGCGGGCATGTTTTCGAGGTGGCCGCCACCACGCCCGGTGTCGCCGCCGCCATCGCGCTGACACCACTGGTCAGCGGGCCGGCCGCCGCGGTGGCGGCCCTGCCCCACCATCGCCCGGCAGCGATGCTGCGCTCAACGGCAACGGGCTGGCGCAGTGCGCTGGCCCAACGGTTCGGCGGCCCGCCGGCGACCATCCCCCTGGTGGGCCTCCCCGGGGAGCTGGCCACCCTGACCGCCGACGGCTACCACGCGGCCTACACCGCGATGGCCGGCCCGACCTGGCGTAACGAGATCGATGCCCAGGTCGGCGTGCAGCTCGGCGGCTACCGTCCGGCGGCCAAGCACGCCGAGGCCATCGCCTGCCCGCTCCTGGTGCAGATAGCCGATTTCGACCGGGGCGCTCCCCCGCAGGCAGCCGCCAAGGCGGCGTTCGCCGCCCGCGCCGAAGTGCGGCATTACCCCTGCGATCACTTCGACGTCTTCGCGGGTGGCGACTGGTTCGATCACGTCGTCGAGCACCAGATCGCGTTTCTGGCCCGGCACCTGGCCGGCGCGACCGCTACGGTCACGGGTTAG